The genomic interval TCAAATATTGCCAGGTTAATAGCCTCGCGTTCCCGATGGTTTCTACCGCCGATCTGCAGCGATTTTTAGAACAGGGAAACAATACCGATGATGACAATGAAGTCATTCGGTATTTGCGTTCATGGCTGCGGGAACAGCAGGCAAAATGATTACGGCGTAACGATGATCACCACAGTTAGCCGAACTTTTTGACTATCCGTTACCGTAATGGTGTCGCTACCAGGAGTGGTGCCTGCGGTGTATTGTCCCTGGTTATCGATCGTACTGCCATTTGATTCACGGTTGCTGATCTCAAATTTGTATGGTGGAATCCCTTTTTCGGCAATGACTCTGGTTTTGTTACCAAAGCGAACACTGGCAGCTTCAGCTCTTACTGTCATTGGGTTGACCGTTATCTGAACGCGTGCCCGTCCACCGTCGCCATCCCGATCGGTAATCGTGATGGTGTCCACCTGCTGAACATCGCAGCTCCCAGCAGTATATTTACCATTTTTATCAACTTCTCCCCCCCTGGAATTTGCCACACTAATGGTGTACTTGTAGGGGGGAACTCCTCCTGTGACCGTAACTTGGGCGGTTGCCCCTCCATCGACTGGATTGGGAGCGATCGTGGCAGTAAAGGGTTTGACTTTAATGGAAACGGGATAGGTTTTGCAACCATAGTCGAAGGTGACAACTTCGGTAGCGTCAGCAGCGATCGGCCCCTTGCCTGCAATTAGCTGGCGTTTCTTGAGATTAAACTGGCTACCGGGAACCGTGGCAGGCGCATTAACCGTGCCCGATTTAGGCGGATGGTTGATGCTGAAGGTGACGACACCCCCGACAAATATTTCGGTGGCATCGGGGGTAATGGTGGGTTCTTGGACTTGAATATCGATCGTTTTCACAACGTATTGATGGGTTGCTAACCCATTGTCGCCGTATTGTTTAAAGACCGCACTATTCGGGTCGTATTTAGCCACAATTTCCAGAGTATCGGTGCCTGCTGCGTTGCCTGCGGTGTAGATCCGATTGGCACCATCGACTGTGCCACCAGAGTTGATTGTTTTCGCCCGCAGGGTATAAGTCGCCTTGGAGTCCCCTTTGATTTTTACGGTCTGCTTGTCACACACAAACACCGATGCATCGAACTTGACCTCAACCTCCTTGACTGTAATCTCAACGGTTTCTGTAGATGATGAAAGACTCCCTGTTCCACTGACGGTAAATTTTCCGGCCTGTAAGGAATGGAAATAAAACCCTGCACCATTGACCACCCGAACAGGTAGTGTGTTTTTGGCATCCAAATTGATCTGGTGGGGTCTAACTCCGGGATTGAGCGTACCCCCGGCGGTTGCGGGGCCAACAGTCACAGCCGGGGTAATGGCAAAGGTAACGGAGGTGGGGGTGGTGGGGCCAGTAGGTGAGGGAGCGAACACCTTATCGGTACATACGATACGGGTAAATTCTCCCACAAACACCTTCTCCTCCTCTGCCTCGACCACTGTCTGGTAGACATCTCCCGAATTCGCTCCCGCATTCCGCTCAAAGTAAGAACCTTTTTGCCCGCCCCCAATTAGCGATAGTGGGTAGACGGGAATTAGAAAAAGAGGACCCAACATGCTGTACTGAAAGACATGCTGCATTTCATGATGACGCAGCCCATCCAGACGGTTTAGCTGGACATCAATATCCTTGGGTACAACAAAGCGGGAGGTGGTATCGCCTTCGTGTCCGTTATCATCACTATCTTGAATAAAAACCACACTACCCAATGTGAACGGTCGCCAGACAAAGAAACTGCCATTTAATAATGCCCAGGGGACGCCCAAACGGGTGGAACCGTCCAGTCCCAACCAAAAATGGGCACGTTCCTTGAGATCAAACGGATTGGCAGGCTCGCGTTTGCCCCAGGGATAATGCTCAAAAGCACAATCCAGCTTACCGAGGCAGATACAAGCCCAAACGATAATACCGAGGATCTCAAACAGGAAGTTACCGACTACCAACACCAGTGCCAGAGCTGTGTTGGGAATTGCCCAGGTAACGGAGGAGGGAATGGTGAGGAGAAACCACCAGGCGCTATGTCCATCCAGATCGATGTGATTGATCGGGTCATTCAAACAGAAAGCGTAGCGGTTAAGGAGTTGGGGTTGCTTTTGCCAGCGATCGAGAATGGGTTGGGGAGACGGACGATCGCCCCAGATTGTCCTGCGGTGATCGACCAATAACCGCCAGTCGTCGGGGGCAAAGGTATAGCTGTCAGGGGTTAAAAAACAACCGGATTCGGGATCATAATCCCTCACGCCAAAGTCGTAGAAGCCCGTGATTGGATCTCTGAATTTACGGGTAAACAAAGGGCTTTGATCTTCCCCAAAGGGGTGCACGGTTTGGACACGGGTAAGGTTCCCCTGCCGATCGCTGACTGCCCACGCAGACCCGGAATGATCCGTATGGTAAAACTCCGTTGCAGTTGCACCTATCGCCCCATCAATTCGTCCCAGGCAGCGCAGTCCCAGCCAGAGATAGGTTACCTTCACCTGTCCATTTTCATCTGTTTCTGCCAGGAGTTGCCCGTTCAGATCATAAAAGTAGAGCGTAACCGAGTCACCCGCTACTCGCCGCACCCGCCTACCCAAAGCATCGTAGGCGTATTGGACTAAACACATTCCATCCTGCCAGACTGCACTCAGTTGAGCATTGCTGTTGTAGTGATATTCGGTTAAGCGATCGCCTGAACGTTTGCGAATCCGATTGCCCTCTTGATCGTAGTCGTACTCGATTTTGGGTGCGTTGGGGGGTATCAACGTGAGAAGGCGATCGCAGTTATCATAGTCAAAATAACTCGTACCTGTTTCGGTTTCAGTTTTAATCCGATTGTGATGACTTGAATAGTGATAGCGCGTTGATTTATGGCTGACTTGAACCGTAGATAGTCTTCCTTCTTGATCGTACTGAAACTGATTTGCTCCGATTTGTTCAATCTGTAACGGCTGATTAAATTGGTAGCTTAGTTCAATATTTGATTGGTTGTTTATGGGAATCACTCGAATCTGCTTGATGCGAGCATAGGCATCCATCATTCTTTGCTCTTGAATCCCATTTGCATAGATAATGGTTTGGGTTGAATTTAAATGGTTTGCTTCCGATTTTTGATTTAAGAATAGATTGGTTAAGTCTTGCTGATGCAATGGGTCAAGGTGAGTGTTTTGGTTGAATCTAGCGTAGCAGGTTCCATTTTCTGCCCGGAGTCGCAGGGTTTGATTTTGAATATCAGAATCGTAGTAGAGCCACTGATCTGAACCAGGTGGACGTATTCCTGTGCATTGTCCTGTGGCATTGTAGGCGTAGTGCGTTTCCTGCGTGGTGCCTTGAATGGTTTGTTGCAACAAAACTGGACGATGCCGCTGATCATATTGAATGACCGTCACGCCATCCGGATTGGCAAACCGAATGAAATCAGTTCCCCGATCGTAGGTGGCAACGTACCCCTGATTGTCAGACACCGTGCACAGGCGATCGCAATCATCGTAGGTAAACTCATGAGTCATGCCTGAGGCGGTTTGTTGCCGAATTAAATTGTTGCGATCGTCGTAGGCGAAGGTTTGGCAGGAGCCATCGGGGTAGCAGACCTGGGTCAGATTACCGCGATCGTCGTAGGTGTAGGGAGTGGGGTGTGGGGTAGGGGGTGTGGGGTGTGAGGGAGTGGGGGAAGGGGAGGGGGATTCTGTCGCCAGGGGCAGATTCATGCCGAACAGGGAAATGACTTTTTGCATAAAAACCTCCGCTATTGGGGAACGGCACCAAGCATTTGATTCAGGGCTTGTTCGGCTTCATCCAGAACTTTGTTGAGATCACTGCGAATGCGAGCAACCGATCGCTTCAATGCTTCCAAAATGCCACCCACATCGACATCTTTGAGGGCAGTTTGAATTTGGGCAAAGGCGTCATGTAAGGGTTGTTTCAGGGTGATGGTTGGATTGAGGGTACTGACGAGATCTAGAATTTGTTTCCATTTATCCGCGATCGTTCCCTTCAATTGCTTCAGGCTATTGATGATGCCTTCCAGGGTATTACCAAGAGCGGCAAGTTGTTCAGCCAGGTTCAGATCTGCCAGAATCACTCGTGGATCTAAATTCCTCAAGGCAGTTCGGATGGGCTGAAAGGCGATCGTTTCCAGTTCAGCAATAATCGATCCAGGATTGAGGGTGGCAAGCTGTGCTTTTAAGGGCGCAAAAAGGGTTTGAAAGGCATCCTGTAGTAGGGTGGGAAAGAAGGCGGTGGCGCTGGTTCTCAACGCTTCTAGCAATTTGGTCAGGAGGGCGTGGGGATGCAGACGTTCTAGCACAGTGGTGACGGGTAAATTATCTCGCAATGGCTCATACACAAAATCAAACAGGGTTTCGACAACCTGCGGCATAAACGTACCCGTGGTGGTTTTGAGCGTGTCTTTGAATTTAGGTAACTCGGCTGCCAGAACACTGCCAAACTGGTTCACCTTTGACAACAATTGTCCAAATTCCTGGTTCGCCTGAGTTGCCAGTTGCGCCGGATTGAGGGTTTGCAGTTGCGCTTTGAGGTTTTCAACCGTCAATTCCTGCCGCAGAAAGTCGGGAATTAGTGGGTTTACTTTGGTTTGGACGGAGGCAAAGTCGGGCACCAGTGTAGAGAAATCGATCGCCGCTTGAAATTCAGAAATTTGCTGATTCAGATTTTGCAGGGTAGAACGCACCGGGTTCAGGAGTGGGTCGGGATTGATCGCAAATACCAATTCCGCAGTCGTATTGTAGTTTGGCTGCAATTCGGCTTTGACCTGAATCGAGTCGATCGCATCAAAGGACAAAAGCAAATCACTGTAAGCATCGTAGAAATCAGAAATCAGCGGAATTTGCTGTCCTAAATCAAATTGGGTCAGGGTGTCCTGCAACCGTTGACCAAGATTCGTGGCAATCTGGTTTGGATCAATGGCGTCAAGGGCATTGATAAACTGGGTTTGAAGCCGTTGAAATGCCGAGAGAAGCTGGGCGATGGGCACCCGATCGAGCAGACCCATGATTTTGTTGAATAACGTTTCCAGGGGCTTCAGCACCAGCCCCGGCAAACTGCTGAGTTGGTTGCTATTGGGATCGAGTCCATCCAGGTAGGGTTTTAGCCAGTCCAGGTTGCGAAAATTATCGCTGGTGGTTTGCAAAGCGGCGATCGCCCGTCCAATCCAATCAGACAGCGATCCTTCTAATTCCTGGATGAAGGGCTGAATATCCAGCCGATCGAGCAATCGGGTGAGGGCGTCAAATTCTTTGACCAGTGGGGCGAGGAGTTTGGTGGGGGCGATCGCGTCCAGGGCGTTGTTAACCTGCTCCAACGGTTGCAATAGCGGCTCAATCACCTGATCCAGATCCAGCCCCAGCATATCCTGTTTGACATCCTGAAGTTCCTGAATCAGAGGCGTGAGTAACTTGGCAGGATCAATCTGGGTCAGCGCTTTTTGCATTTGCTCAAAGGGAGCTTGCAGGGGTGCCAGCAAGGTGTCCGGGTTGTACTGCCCAATTTTATCCAGTAACCCCTGGTAGCCCTGCCCAATCCCATCCAGCAGAGGGCTAGGGTCAATTTCATCGAGTGCCTGCCCCAACGCCTGCTTCACCGGGTCGAGGTCAATTTCGAGCAAAACGCTGGCACTCACCCGAAATGCCGATGCCTCTACCTCCGAAAGGGCAGATAGCTTGATTTTTGCCAGTTGCTCCTCAACGGATTCCATCAGCTCAAATGCAGGGGCGGCTGCCTGCCGCAGGTCAATTTTGTCAATTTGATCGCGCAGTCCATTAATTTGCTGAACAGCTGCACTCAGTTGGGGTTGAAAGCGGTTGAGTAGATCTTGGATGGCTGCGATCGCAGTCAGCACCCGATCGCGAAATCCGCCCAGGGGGATGGCGTTCAAGCCATCGCTGACTCTGGTGATCGACCCATTGAGCAAACCACCCACCTGATCGCCTGCCTGGGTGAGGGCAGCAAGACCCTGATTCAGTTTGGCGGGAATCTGTTTCAAGGTTTCTCCCACCTGTTGAATTTTGCTGGCAATCTCATTCACACCGGCTCGAATCGATTCAAAGGCAGTGATGATGCCATCCCGAAGTTGCTCCAGGTGCAAACTGGTGATTAATCCACCCAGATCTTGAAATGGCTTCAAAAAATCAGTGCGAATGTCGTCAAAGCCCTGTTCCTCCAGGATAGATCGCAGGGAATCATTCAGTCCGTTAAGGTTCTGCGCCAGTTGTTGCGGCGTTAGCTGGTCAAGCAAT from Kovacikia minuta CCNUW1 carries:
- a CDS encoding Mce/MlaD family protein, which translates into the protein MELAPSERCIPDDLATLGKPINEAIASLSGSLTNPDIPALQTFAQGLTDMQSLLEPARAALVVDGRLVDVKSAVFARSGDPEQFINSLLTRFQGIIPTESIQLLQTFITTVQQFEAQIPIDPEAIADFLARSFLGVPLNLLSQPLATINGFYGQIDQLVNPTQLNQFRNQMQQTIAQLSSATQLLRQLDPNSVSNFEAVNAALRTIQTSMGAIVSLVNSLASAFQSQLANLNPAPLLTNLRSAFTNLPSIQVAQADVFIDQVLEPIRFLSQLLDQLTPQQLAQNLNGLNDSLRSILEEQGFDDIRTDFLKPFQDLGGLITSLHLEQLRDGIITAFESIRAGVNEIASKIQQVGETLKQIPAKLNQGLAALTQAGDQVGGLLNGSITRVSDGLNAIPLGGFRDRVLTAIAAIQDLLNRFQPQLSAAVQQINGLRDQIDKIDLRQAAAPAFELMESVEEQLAKIKLSALSEVEASAFRVSASVLLEIDLDPVKQALGQALDEIDPSPLLDGIGQGYQGLLDKIGQYNPDTLLAPLQAPFEQMQKALTQIDPAKLLTPLIQELQDVKQDMLGLDLDQVIEPLLQPLEQVNNALDAIAPTKLLAPLVKEFDALTRLLDRLDIQPFIQELEGSLSDWIGRAIAALQTTSDNFRNLDWLKPYLDGLDPNSNQLSSLPGLVLKPLETLFNKIMGLLDRVPIAQLLSAFQRLQTQFINALDAIDPNQIATNLGQRLQDTLTQFDLGQQIPLISDFYDAYSDLLLSFDAIDSIQVKAELQPNYNTTAELVFAINPDPLLNPVRSTLQNLNQQISEFQAAIDFSTLVPDFASVQTKVNPLIPDFLRQELTVENLKAQLQTLNPAQLATQANQEFGQLLSKVNQFGSVLAAELPKFKDTLKTTTGTFMPQVVETLFDFVYEPLRDNLPVTTVLERLHPHALLTKLLEALRTSATAFFPTLLQDAFQTLFAPLKAQLATLNPGSIIAELETIAFQPIRTALRNLDPRVILADLNLAEQLAALGNTLEGIINSLKQLKGTIADKWKQILDLVSTLNPTITLKQPLHDAFAQIQTALKDVDVGGILEALKRSVARIRSDLNKVLDEAEQALNQMLGAVPQ
- a CDS encoding RHS repeat domain-containing protein; its protein translation is MQKVISLFGMNLPLATESPSPSPTPSHPTPPTPHPTPYTYDDRGNLTQVCYPDGSCQTFAYDDRNNLIRQQTASGMTHEFTYDDCDRLCTVSDNQGYVATYDRGTDFIRFANPDGVTVIQYDQRHRPVLLQQTIQGTTQETHYAYNATGQCTGIRPPGSDQWLYYDSDIQNQTLRLRAENGTCYARFNQNTHLDPLHQQDLTNLFLNQKSEANHLNSTQTIIYANGIQEQRMMDAYARIKQIRVIPINNQSNIELSYQFNQPLQIEQIGANQFQYDQEGRLSTVQVSHKSTRYHYSSHHNRIKTETETGTSYFDYDNCDRLLTLIPPNAPKIEYDYDQEGNRIRKRSGDRLTEYHYNSNAQLSAVWQDGMCLVQYAYDALGRRVRRVAGDSVTLYFYDLNGQLLAETDENGQVKVTYLWLGLRCLGRIDGAIGATATEFYHTDHSGSAWAVSDRQGNLTRVQTVHPFGEDQSPLFTRKFRDPITGFYDFGVRDYDPESGCFLTPDSYTFAPDDWRLLVDHRRTIWGDRPSPQPILDRWQKQPQLLNRYAFCLNDPINHIDLDGHSAWWFLLTIPSSVTWAIPNTALALVLVVGNFLFEILGIIVWACICLGKLDCAFEHYPWGKREPANPFDLKERAHFWLGLDGSTRLGVPWALLNGSFFVWRPFTLGSVVFIQDSDDNGHEGDTTSRFVVPKDIDVQLNRLDGLRHHEMQHVFQYSMLGPLFLIPVYPLSLIGGGQKGSYFERNAGANSGDVYQTVVEAEEEKVFVGEFTRIVCTDKVFAPSPTGPTTPTSVTFAITPAVTVGPATAGGTLNPGVRPHQINLDAKNTLPVRVVNGAGFYFHSLQAGKFTVSGTGSLSSSTETVEITVKEVEVKFDASVFVCDKQTVKIKGDSKATYTLRAKTINSGGTVDGANRIYTAGNAAGTDTLEIVAKYDPNSAVFKQYGDNGLATHQYVVKTIDIQVQEPTITPDATEIFVGGVVTFSINHPPKSGTVNAPATVPGSQFNLKKRQLIAGKGPIAADATEVVTFDYGCKTYPVSIKVKPFTATIAPNPVDGGATAQVTVTGGVPPYKYTISVANSRGGEVDKNGKYTAGSCDVQQVDTITITDRDGDGGRARVQITVNPMTVRAEAASVRFGNKTRVIAEKGIPPYKFEISNRESNGSTIDNQGQYTAGTTPGSDTITVTDSQKVRLTVVIIVTP